In Mycoplasma mobile 163K, the genomic stretch TTATATATGCCATTTAATTATTTTGTGCTACCATACTATGCACTTCAATCATTCCAAAATGCAATAGGTTTTGATTGACCATGATTTGTTTATATGATTGTATCTTTTTTCATATCAACATGATTTATATTTATTTCAGGTTTATCTTCGAAAATTGGAAATATTCAAAACTGAATAATTACTTTAGTTAAGTTTTTACCTTTAATTTTTGCAATTTTAATAGGATATATTATTGTAGGGTTTCCATCAACAAGTGGAATATTTCCTTCATTGCCACCAAGTCCGACAGAGCAATTTCCTAATGCTTTATCAGGAAACCCTTTCAATGTTTTAAATCCTGGTTTAGGATTAATTCTTTCAATTCCTGCAATTTTCTTTGCTTTTGATGGATTTTATGTAGCAGCAGGAATTCAATCTCAAGTGAAAAATCCCAAAAGAACTTCTCTAGCTTTAGGAATTGGCTTAGCAATTACATCATTTGTTTATATGTTAATTACAATTTCGATTATAATTGTTTCAAATGGATTTGGTAATTTTGAATCTTCTGGAAATATTCAATCAAACGGAATTACTCAATGATTTTTTGAAAATAATGCCACTGCTGTACTAGTACTAATTAATTTTATTATTGGGTTTGGAATTCTAGGAATCATTAATGGTTTTTCAATGTATTCACCTCTTTTATATGAAGATTTAATCAGAGATAAAGAAATTCCATTTACAAGTAAATTTATTCATAAGTTGAATAAAAATAGGCCTTGAGTAGGAATTTGAGTTAGCTATATTATAGCTATGATTGTATTTATTGTGTTTAGTCTTGTTGGTTCTTTAACTTATTTTAATTCTAGCGAATATGGAGATACTCTAAATTTGGTTAGCTTAATTAGTTTTACAGGAACATGAACAGAAGTATTAAGTTCAACTACTTTAAAAGTTAATATTGATCCAGAAGTAAATAACTTATTTTCAATGGTAGATTTAATGGCGAATTGGGCTTCATTGTTTGCTTTTGTGTATATTGGAGCTGCAATAATAGGTGCTATAATAAATAGAAAAACAAAAAAAATAGAAGTGAAAAAATCAAAATTTTTCTTAATCGCAGCTTGAACTTCAGCAATTGTAGTTAATTTAGGAATGTTATTTGTTTTTATAGGTGCCTTTTCAAATTTAATAATGGTTGCTTTTAATTTTCAAAGTTATGTTATAAATAACGGATCCGCTCAAGCAACAATCATATTAAATGGTCAGGTCGCCAGATTTATAGTTTTAATGATTTTTATTGCGATTGCTTTTTTACCAATTTTTTGAGATAAGTATTCTGAGAAAAGGAATCAAATTGAAGAATCAGAACTTAAAATTATTAAGAAAAAGAAATGTTAGTTTAAATTTTTGCTTTTTGAATAGTTGCAAAATGACTATTTTATTTTTAAAGACTTTTTGTTATATATATTAATTAACTTATAATTAAAATTAAAGGAGTCAAAATGAAAGATACAAAAGATATAATTAATGTTTTTAGTGAAATTGGAGAATTAAAAAAAGTTTTAATTCACACTCCAGGGAATGAATTAAAATATGTTTCCCCTTATAGATTAGATGAATTGTTATTCTCAAATGTTTTAGAATGAAGAGAAGCAAAAAAAGAACATAATGAATTTATTCAAAAATTAAAATCGGAAGGAGTAGAACCAGTAGAACTTACTGATTTAGTTGCAGAATCTTTTGAAGAAAGTTCTATCAAAGTCAAAAATGATTTTATTAGACAATATTTAGATGAAGCAACTCCGATTTTAGATGGATTAACAAAACAAAAATTGTTACCATTTTTTCTTGATATCAAGCACTCTACTAGGAAAACAATTGAATTGATGATGAGTGGAATAACTCAAAAAGACATTAGTATTTCTCATATCGAAAGGGAATTAATTATTGATCCAATGCCAAATTTATATTTTTCTAGAGACAATTTTATTTCAATTGGAAATAGTGTCATTATTTCCAATATGAAATATAAAACAAGAAAAAGAGAGACTATTTTTACTGACTTTATTTTTAAAAATCATCCACTTTATAAAAAAGTTAATATGGCTTTCGAAAGGAAAGATTTGAATAATCAAATAAGTATTATTGAAGGCGGAGATGTTTTAGTTTATTCAAAAGAAATTCTAATTATCGGAATTTCTGAAAGAACAACAATGAGTGCAATTTTAGAACTAGCTGAAAATTTTAAAAAAACAAAGCGTTCTTTTAAAAAAATTTACGGAGTAGAAGTTCCAAAAATGAAAAATTTAATGCATTTAGATACTTGATTAACAATGATTGATTACGATAAGTTCATTTATTCACCAAATGTTTTAACTGATTTAAAATTTTGAGAAATCAATCTTGATTATGAAAAAATTTCTTCAAAAGAATTACATGCTTCTTTAAGTGAATTTTTAAAATTAATTATTGGAAAAGATCCTATTTTGATTCCTATTGGTGGAAAAGGAGCTTCTCAAATTACAATTGATATTGAGACAAATTTTGTAGCTGCTAATTATCTAGTAATTAGACCCGGAGTTGTAATTGGTTATAGTAGAAATTACGAAACCCAAAAAGCCTTGGAAGGTCATGGCGTGAAAGTGATTGCTTTTGAAGGTAATCAACTTTCTTTGGGAATGGGTAGTTCAAGATGTATGTCAATGCCTTTAATTCGTTCTAATTTAAAGTAAGAAAATAAAAATAAAAAACACATTCATGTGTTTTTTATTTTGAGTTTAAGATTAATAACTTTAATTGTTTAATAATAAATTATTTAACAATTTCTGTAACTGAACCAGCTCCAACTGTTCTTCCACCTTCTCTAATAGAGAATTTAGTTCCAACTTCAACTGCAATAGGTGATATTAAATCAACTATTAAATCAACATTATCTCCAGGAGTTACCATTTCAATATTATTTGGTAATTCAATTCCTCCTGTTACGTCAGTTGTTCTAAAATAGAATTGTGGTTTATAGTTTTTGAAGAATGGAGTGTGACGCCCTCCTTCTTCTTTTTTAAGAGCATAAATTGCTGCTTTAAATTTTGTGTGAGGAACAATTGTACCTGGTTTAGCTAATACTTGACCTCTTTCAATTTGTTCACGGTTAATTCCTCTTAAAAGCAATCCTGCATTATCACCTGCAAGAGCTGTTTTAAGATTTTTACGGAACATTTCGATACCTGTAACTGTTGTTCTTTTTGGTTTTTCTGTGTACCCTACAATATCAACTTCTTCATTGATTTTCAATTCTCCACGTTCAACTTTACCAGTAGCAACAGTTCCACGTCCTGTAATTGTGAAAACATCTTCAACAGCCATCAAGAATGGTTTATCAACTTCACGAAGAGGAGCATCGATTCAATTGTCAACTTGACTCATTAATTCCATAACTTTATCTTCTCAAGCTTTTTCACCATTAAGTGCTTTAAGAGCCGATCCTCTAACAACAGGAGTATTTTCTCCATCAAATTCATATTGAGATAATAAGTCTCTAATTTCAAATTCAACTAAATCAGCCATTTCTTCAGCTTCTGATCCACTTCCTAATAAATCTACTTTATTTAGGAAAACTACCATTTTAGGAACTCCAACTTGTTTTGATAACAAAATGTGTTCTCTAGTTTGAGGCATAGGTCCATCTGTTGCAGCTACTACTAAAATAGCCCCATCCATTTGTGCAGCTCCAGTGATCATGTTTTTAACATAATCGGCATGCCCAGGACAATCCACGTGAGCATAGTGTCTTTTTTCAGTATTGTATTCAATGTGAGAAGTATTAATTGTAATCCCACGTTCTCTTTCTTCAGGAGCATTATCAATAGAACCATAGTCTCTTGCTTCATTTCCTTCGACATGTTTTGCTAAAACTGTAGCAATTGCAGCTGTTAAAGTTGTTTTTCCATGATCTACGTGACCAATTGTTCCAATATTAACATGTTCCTTTGATCTATCAAAATCAATTTTTGCCATATTTTTTTATCCTTTCGATTTATAATTTCTGTTCTAACGCGTTAAAACCACCAAAGTATAGTCTTTCATCTATAACCTATCCTTGCAATAAAACAGTTAATTATTACTTATTATTTTATCAAATATTCTAATATTTTTTATCTTATGTTCAAGCTTTTTTAAGCTTATTTTCTAATTCTTTCTGAAATAAATGGAATTAAAGCCATAATTCTTGCTCTTTTAATAACGTTTGAAATTAATCTTTGATGTTTAGCACAGTTTCCTGTGATTTTCGAAGATAAAATTTTTCCATGATTATTGATGTATTTTGAAACTAATTCAACATCTTTGTAATCGATATATTTAATTTTTTCAACATGGAAAAAGCAAGGTTTTGGCTTGAAAATTCTATTTGATTTTTTACTTATTATTCTTTTCATTATTCTCCCTAAAATTCTAAATCTCAATCCATTTCTTCATCTTCATCAGTTTCAGTTTTGAAACTTTGACTTGTTTTTTGAATTTTTGAACTTTTATTTTCGCTCGAATCAACAAATGTTGGTTCTGAAAAATTTGAATTGGATTTTTGTTTTGTTTCAAAGTTATTTGTTCCTTGAAACTCTTTTCTTTCATCTCTAGCTTTTTTACTTTCTAAAGATTTTATATTTGAAATAGTAACTTCATAAACATTTACAAATTCATCATTTGAATTTTTGAATGTAGATGTGCTAAAAGTTCCTTCAACACTTACTAAATCTCCTATGTTCATGTAATTATTTACAAAAGTAGCAGTGTTTCTTCAAGCAATCACCGGAATAAAATCACTATCTTCTCTTGCGTTTTGACTTACATTGTCTTTTCTTACAGCAACACGAAATCTAACATATGGAATATTTGAATTAGATGTTTCTTTTAATTCTCCTTTTTGAGCAATTCTTCCAACTAATAATACTTTATTCATATAAGACTCCTTCATTGTGCTATTAAACTAAATTTTTTATTCTCTATTTTCAGATTGAACTTTTTTTCTTGTATAGATTCTTTTTTCCCCTGAAGACTCTCTATTATTTGAAAATTCTTTATTTTCTGTTCCAACATTTTCTCTGTTAATTGTACTTGGATTTCTTCTAGGTCTATCTGCTGTTATTTTTTTAGTAAATTTCTTTTCACTAGCTTTTTTGCTTAAATATTTTTCTGTGTCTAAGTTAATAACCATAGTACGTCAAATAGTTTTTGAAATATTTGCACGTCTATTAAATTCAGTAATTTCAGGTCCTTTTGCTTCAACATTTACTAAAAAATAGTGCGCTGTACTTGAATGATTAACTTTATAAGCTAATTCTGTTCTTTCAAGTTGTTCAAATTTTTCAATTTTTTTGAAAATTTGATTTGTGAATTTTTCAATTACTGACTTTTCTTCTTTTGGATCAGTCATAATTAAAATTTCATATTTATTAGGCATTTGCCCCTCCCTTTGGTCATCTGGGTTTTTGATAATATATTTATAAAAACCAAGGAGTTTTAAAACTCATTTATCATTATAAATTAAAAGTTTTTTAAATTTCAACTTTATAAAGATTTATTTAATAATCAAATTTTTAATTTTTTTTATAAAATTATCTTATGCATAGATTTTTTGTAACAAAAAAAATAAATAACACTTTTATTTTAGATGAAAAAGTATTAAATCACATTAAAGTATTAAGAATCAAAAACGATTTTTTTATTTGCAATTATAATAATGAATTTTATAAATGTAAATTAGAAAATAAAATTGCAATTATAGTAGAGAAATTAAATATTGACAATGAGTTTAAAAATGAAGTTGTTTTAGCTATGGCTTTGATTAATCCAAAAAATTTTGAGTTAGTCTTGCAAAAAGCAACAGAACTAGGAGCTACTAAAATTATCCCTTTTATTTCAAAATTTTCAAATTTTAAAAAAGATTTTGCCTTAAAAAAAATAGAAAGATGAAATGAAATTATTTTAAACGCTTCAAGTCAATCGTTTAGAAATAAGGTTCCCATTTTGGAAAAACCACTTGATTTTTCACAAGTATTGGATTTAAATTATGAATATAAATATATTGCATACGAAAATACAGATTTGAGTAAAGAATTAAATACAAATTTGTTTTGCTCAAATTCAATTTTTATTATTGGACCTGAAGGAGGTTTTTTTCAAGATGAAATAAAAACAGCAATTGAAAAAGGTTGAAAAACAATTTCTCTAGGCAAAAGAATTTTAAGATCTGAAACTGCAGCTTTTTTTGTTTTATCAAGAGTAAATGAGTAATATTTAAACTGAAAACAAATATATTTTAAAAGCTTAAAAAATCAAAATGAAAAAAATAATAGATAAATGATAAATAATAATTAAATTTAATGTAAAATAATAAAAACTTAACTCTATTGAGTATATAATTATGCAACTAAAGAGAAAATTAAAATTTAAAATAAACTAAGGAGAACAAATGAGACAAACAACAATTATAAGACATAAAGAAACTGATAAAAAATGATTTGTTGTAGATGCAGAAGGTCAGGTGCTAGGTCGTTTAGCATCGGTTGTAGCATCTTATTTAAGAGGTAAAAATAAGCCTACTTTTACACCAAATGTTGATATGGGTGATAACATTATTGTAATTAATGCAGATAAAGTTGTCCTAACAGCAAAAAAAGAAGATGACAAAATTTATTATTCAAGTTCTGGTTATAATGGTGGTTTAAAAGCAATTAATGCAAGAGATTTAAGAGCAAAAAAACCATTTGCGCTTGTTGAAAAAGCTGTAAAAGGAATGATTCCGCATACAAAATTAGGTCGTAAACAATTCGGGAATTTATATGTTTATGCAGGTAGAGAGCACAATCATGAAGCTCAAAAACCAGAAGTATTAGAGGTTAAATAATGTCAGATATAATGTACCGTGGATTAGGAAGAAGAAAAAGTTCTTCTGCGAGAGTAATTTTGAGACCAGGTAAAGGTGAATTCTTAATTAACAAAAGAGTAGCTAGAGATTACCTGATGTCTGATATCTTATTGAAAGATGCTCTACAACCAATTGTTATTTCAGATCAAAAAGAAAAATTTGATATTACTGTTAATGTAAGAGGTGGAGGTTTGAGTGGTCAAGCAGGAGCTATTAGATTAGGAATTGCAAGAGCTTTATTAGAAGTTTCAGTTGATTTTCGTAAAAACTTAAAAACAGCAGGAATGTTAACAAGAGATGCTAGAGTTAAAGAACGTAAAAAACCAGGATTGAAAAAAGCTAGAAAAGCAAGACAATTTTCAAAACGTTAATAAATTTTTATTTTTAAAAACTTTTTATTTATATATAATAAAAGAATAAAAGTTTATTTTATGGGAGCGTAGCTCAGCTGGTTAGAGCACACGACTGATAATCGTGAGGTCGATGGTTCGAGTCCATTCGTTCCCACCATATCATTTAGGACCAAGAATCTTTAATAAGATTCTTTTTTATTTATAATTTAAATTATGATACTAAAAGTAAAGAAAACTTGAGAGAAAAACTCTTTGGGATTTGATTCAAATTTATTTATTTATCAAGATAAAACAATGTTTAATTATTCTGTAGACACAATTTTATTGGGTAATTTTTGTTCTATAAATTCCAAAACTAAAAGTATTCTTGAAATAGGAACAAATAATGCAGCTCTTGCAATTTTTGTTTCTGAGAGAAATAAGAATATTAAAATTGATGCAATTGAATTGCAAAAAAAAGCGATTCATTTAGCTAATTTTAATGTTATTATGAATTCAAAAGAAGAACAAATCTCAATTATTCATGCTAATTTTAATTCTTTTTGAAAAAAACATAATAAAAATCAAGCAAAAAAATATGATTCAATCATTTGTAATCCTCCATTTTATCAAATTGGTAAAAGACAATTAAAAAATGTAAGTAAAGAAAAACTAATTGCAACTTATGATCTTAAACTCAATTTTGATCAATTAATAAAAGGAGCTTCTAAAATTATTAAACAAAAAGGATATTTTTCGGTTGTAATACCAACTGAGAGATCAATTGATTTTTTTACAATTTTAAGAAAATATGATTTCGAACCAAAAAAAGTTCAATTTATCCACCCTAGAATTAATCAAAAATCAAATTTAGTTTTAATTGAATCAAGATATAAAACAGGTTGAGGAACAAATTTTTTAGAAAATATTTATTTACACCCTGAAGATGAACAAAATCATGAATATTTACCTAATGTTAAAAGTTTATATAAACCAATTAAATTTTAGATTTTCAAAATCCTTATAACTAATATATAATAATATAGTTATACAAAATTACTAATTAAGGAATAATATGAAAAAAAATATAGATAAAAATGAATTGAAGAAAAGATTGACAGATTTACAATGAAAAGTAACTCAGGAAAATGGAACCGAAAGACCTTATAACAATGAATTTGACAATCATTTTGAAGAAGGTATTTATATAGATATTGTAGATGGGACACCTTTATTTATATCGAAAGATAAGTATAATTCAGGCTGTGGTTGAC encodes the following:
- the rpsF gene encoding 30S ribosomal protein S6 — its product is MPNKYEILIMTDPKEEKSVIEKFTNQIFKKIEKFEQLERTELAYKVNHSSTAHYFLVNVEAKGPEITEFNRRANISKTIWRTMVINLDTEKYLSKKASEKKFTKKITADRPRRNPSTINRENVGTENKEFSNNRESSGEKRIYTRKKVQSENRE
- a CDS encoding tRNA1(Val) (adenine(37)-N6)-methyltransferase yields the protein MILKVKKTWEKNSLGFDSNLFIYQDKTMFNYSVDTILLGNFCSINSKTKSILEIGTNNAALAIFVSERNKNIKIDAIELQKKAIHLANFNVIMNSKEEQISIIHANFNSFWKKHNKNQAKKYDSIICNPPFYQIGKRQLKNVSKEKLIATYDLKLNFDQLIKGASKIIKQKGYFSVVIPTERSIDFFTILRKYDFEPKKVQFIHPRINQKSNLVLIESRYKTGWGTNFLENIYLHPEDEQNHEYLPNVKSLYKPIKF
- the rplM gene encoding 50S ribosomal protein L13; the protein is MRQTTIIRHKETDKKWFVVDAEGQVLGRLASVVASYLRGKNKPTFTPNVDMGDNIIVINADKVVLTAKKEDDKIYYSSSGYNGGLKAINARDLRAKKPFALVEKAVKGMIPHTKLGRKQFGNLYVYAGREHNHEAQKPEVLEVK
- the rpsI gene encoding 30S ribosomal protein S9, giving the protein MSDIMYRGLGRRKSSSARVILRPGKGEFLINKRVARDYLMSDILLKDALQPIVISDQKEKFDITVNVRGGGLSGQAGAIRLGIARALLEVSVDFRKNLKTAGMLTRDARVKERKKPGLKKARKARQFSKR
- the rpsR gene encoding 30S ribosomal protein S18, giving the protein MSKKSNRIFKPKPCFFHVEKIKYIDYKDVELVSKYINNHGKILSSKITGNCAKHQRLISNVIKRARIMALIPFISERIRK
- a CDS encoding 16S rRNA (uracil(1498)-N(3))-methyltransferase: MHRFFVTKKINNTFILDEKVLNHIKVLRIKNDFFICNYNNEFYKCKLENKIAIIVEKLNIDNEFKNEVVLAMALINPKNFELVLQKATELGATKIIPFISKFSNFKKDFALKKIERWNEIILNASSQSFRNKVPILEKPLDFSQVLDLNYEYKYIAYENTDLSKELNTNLFCSNSIFIIGPEGGFFQDEIKTAIEKGWKTISLGKRILRSETAAFFVLSRVNE
- the tuf gene encoding elongation factor Tu; its protein translation is MAKIDFDRSKEHVNIGTIGHVDHGKTTLTAAIATVLAKHVEGNEARDYGSIDNAPEERERGITINTSHIEYNTEKRHYAHVDCPGHADYVKNMITGAAQMDGAILVVAATDGPMPQTREHILLSKQVGVPKMVVFLNKVDLLGSGSEAEEMADLVEFEIRDLLSQYEFDGENTPVVRGSALKALNGEKAWEDKVMELMSQVDNWIDAPLREVDKPFLMAVEDVFTITGRGTVATGKVERGELKINEEVDIVGYTEKPKRTTVTGIEMFRKNLKTALAGDNAGLLLRGINREQIERGQVLAKPGTIVPHTKFKAAIYALKKEEGGRHTPFFKNYKPQFYFRTTDVTGGIELPNNIEMVTPGDNVDLIVDLISPIAVEVGTKFSIREGGRTVGAGSVTEIVK
- a CDS encoding arginine deiminase family protein; amino-acid sequence: MKDTKDIINVFSEIGELKKVLIHTPGNELKYVSPYRLDELLFSNVLEWREAKKEHNEFIQKLKSEGVEPVELTDLVAESFEESSIKVKNDFIRQYLDEATPILDGLTKQKLLPFFLDIKHSTRKTIELMMSGITQKDISISHIERELIIDPMPNLYFSRDNFISIGNSVIISNMKYKTRKRETIFTDFIFKNHPLYKKVNMAFERKDLNNQISIIEGGDVLVYSKEILIIGISERTTMSAILELAENFKKTKRSFKKIYGVEVPKMKNLMHLDTWLTMIDYDKFIYSPNVLTDLKFWEINLDYEKISSKELHASLSEFLKLIIGKDPILIPIGGKGASQITIDIETNFVAANYLVIRPGVVIGYSRNYETQKALEGHGVKVIAFEGNQLSLGMGSSRCMSMPLIRSNLK
- a CDS encoding APC family permease, with product MFFSKNKNLKNRNEMKNVKISKKIGFLSVILLTIGSSIGAGIFFKNNEVVRNATFLNNPTGTITLTILSWVIASISVIAMALALLEIVSAQKDDRGIVGWTKIFTHKVIYKSCKNFFVYLYMPFNYFVLPYYALQSFQNAIGFDWPWFVYMIVSFFISTWFIFISGLSSKIGNIQNWIITLVKFLPLIFAILIGYIIVGFPSTSGIFPSLPPSPTEQFPNALSGNPFNVLNPGLGLILSIPAIFFAFDGFYVAAGIQSQVKNPKRTSLALGIGLAITSFVYMLITISIIIVSNGFGNFESSGNIQSNGITQWFFENNATAVLVLINFIIGFGILGIINGFSMYSPLLYEDLIRDKEIPFTSKFIHKLNKNRPWVGIWVSYIIAMIVFIVFSLVGSLTYFNSSEYGDTLNLVSLISFTGTWTEVLSSTTLKVNIDPEVNNLFSMVDLMANWASLFAFVYIGAAIIGAIINRKTKKIEVKKSKFFLIAAWTSAIVVNLGMLFVFIGAFSNLIMVAFNFQSYVINNGSAQATIILNGQVARFIVLMIFIAIAFLPIFWDKYSEKRNQIEESELKIIKKKKC
- a CDS encoding single-stranded DNA-binding protein — its product is MNKVLLVGRIAQKGELKETSNSNIPYVRFRVAVRKDNVSQNAREDSDFIPVIAWRNTATFVNNYMNIGDLVSVEGTFSTSTFKNSNDEFVNVYEVTISNIKSLESKKARDERKEFQGTNNFETKQKSNSNFSEPTFVDSSENKSSKIQKTSQSFKTETDEDEEMDWDLEF